One Pseudomonas muyukensis DNA segment encodes these proteins:
- a CDS encoding ATP-binding protein, with translation MSNAPTPLDQAIERCAEEPIQVPGSIQPQGFLLVLDETALEVLQASENVEQWLGLRASAVLGMPFRALVREGFELRDQLAQLPEAQAFPFHIGDLHLRQDAPCQGLLRVLAHRHEQLLILEFEPSQRRSGPLQGDYYPLVRAFVGTLHQANSIEELLQHSVEQIKRITGFGRVKAYSFDSEGNGTVLSELADPGYPSYLGLCFPASDIPRQARELYRVNRIRLIEDANYQPSPLHPTLNPRTGRPLDMSFATLRSVSPVHLQYMRNMGTLASMSLSIVVDDRLWGLISCHHAQPRAVDFQTRTACELLASVLSLQIESRESHDSTRTLLALRERIVRMLASMADHDSVSAGLLDLPEVLLAFAGASGAAIISAERCDLIGDTPSQAQVTALVHWLSRRGDELVFHTDNVGRDIDELPELADQVGGVLAVAISQIHSHYLVWFRPEQVRRVNWAGRPDKAISPLGQLSPRHSFARWQEVVRGFSLPWSPMILDAVLELRSAVLGIVLRKAEELAQLAGELKRSNKELEAFSYSVSHDLRAPLRHIAGYSELLGEIEGEHLSERGRRFLTHIGEAAHFAGSLVDNLLNFSQMGRSALRLSDVDLNALVDSIRVELEPDYQGREVIWEVAPLPKVIADPAFINMVLHNLLSNAIKYSRDRAPARIEVGAVQHERETEVYVRDNGVGFDMTYANKLFGVFQRLHRMEDFEGTGIGLASVRRIIERHDGRVWADGQPGQGASFHFVLPRFQAHS, from the coding sequence TTGAGCAACGCGCCCACACCACTGGACCAAGCCATCGAGCGCTGTGCCGAGGAACCGATCCAGGTCCCGGGCAGCATCCAGCCCCAGGGGTTCCTGCTGGTGCTGGACGAGACCGCGCTCGAGGTGCTGCAGGCCAGCGAAAACGTCGAGCAGTGGCTCGGCCTGCGCGCCAGCGCAGTGCTCGGCATGCCGTTCCGCGCGCTGGTGCGCGAAGGCTTCGAGCTGCGCGACCAACTGGCCCAACTGCCCGAGGCGCAGGCGTTTCCCTTCCATATCGGCGATCTGCACCTGCGCCAGGACGCGCCCTGCCAGGGCCTGCTGCGGGTACTCGCGCACCGCCACGAGCAGCTGCTGATCCTCGAGTTCGAGCCCAGCCAGCGCCGCAGCGGGCCGCTCCAGGGCGACTACTACCCACTGGTGCGCGCCTTCGTCGGCACCTTGCACCAGGCCAACAGCATCGAAGAGTTGCTGCAGCACTCGGTCGAGCAGATCAAACGCATCACCGGCTTCGGCCGGGTCAAGGCCTACAGCTTCGACAGCGAGGGCAACGGTACGGTGCTGAGCGAACTGGCCGATCCCGGCTACCCCAGCTACCTGGGCTTGTGCTTTCCGGCCTCGGATATTCCGCGCCAGGCCCGCGAGCTGTATCGGGTCAACCGCATCCGCCTGATCGAGGACGCCAACTACCAACCTTCGCCGTTGCATCCGACCCTCAACCCGCGCACCGGGCGCCCCCTGGACATGAGCTTCGCCACGCTGCGCAGCGTATCGCCCGTGCACCTGCAATACATGCGCAACATGGGCACGCTGGCGTCCATGTCGCTGTCGATCGTGGTCGACGACAGGCTGTGGGGGCTGATCTCCTGCCACCACGCGCAACCCCGCGCCGTCGACTTCCAGACCCGCACCGCCTGCGAACTGCTGGCCAGCGTGCTGTCGCTGCAGATCGAATCGCGCGAGTCCCACGACAGCACCCGCACGTTACTGGCGCTGCGCGAACGCATCGTGCGCATGCTGGCCTCGATGGCCGACCACGACAGTGTCAGCGCAGGCCTGCTCGACCTTCCCGAGGTCCTGCTGGCCTTCGCCGGCGCCAGCGGCGCCGCGATCATCAGCGCCGAACGCTGCGACCTGATCGGCGACACGCCCTCCCAGGCCCAGGTCACCGCCCTGGTGCACTGGCTGTCCCGCCGGGGGGACGAGCTGGTGTTCCATACCGACAATGTCGGGCGGGACATCGACGAACTGCCTGAACTGGCCGACCAGGTCGGCGGTGTGCTGGCCGTGGCGATTTCCCAGATCCACTCGCACTACCTGGTGTGGTTCCGCCCGGAGCAGGTGCGTCGGGTCAACTGGGCCGGGCGTCCCGACAAGGCCATCAGCCCCCTGGGACAACTCAGCCCGCGCCACAGTTTCGCCCGCTGGCAGGAAGTGGTGCGCGGCTTCAGCCTGCCCTGGAGCCCGATGATCCTCGATGCGGTGCTCGAGCTGCGCAGCGCTGTGCTCGGTATCGTCCTGCGCAAGGCCGAGGAACTGGCGCAACTGGCCGGCGAGCTCAAGCGCTCGAACAAGGAGCTCGAGGCGTTTTCCTATAGCGTGTCCCATGACTTGCGGGCGCCACTGCGCCATATCGCCGGCTATTCGGAACTGCTCGGCGAGATCGAAGGCGAACACTTGAGCGAACGCGGTCGCCGCTTCCTCACCCACATCGGCGAGGCGGCGCATTTTGCCGGCTCGCTGGTGGACAATCTTCTAAACTTCTCGCAAATGGGACGCTCCGCCCTGCGCCTGTCGGACGTCGACCTCAATGCCTTGGTCGACAGCATCCGCGTCGAGCTCGAGCCCGACTACCAGGGGCGTGAGGTCATCTGGGAGGTCGCCCCCTTGCCCAAGGTCATCGCCGACCCGGCGTTCATCAACATGGTGTTGCACAACCTGCTGTCCAATGCCATCAAGTACAGCCGCGACCGTGCCCCGGCGCGGATCGAGGTCGGCGCCGTGCAACACGAGCGGGAGACGGAAGTGTATGTCCGCGACAATGGCGTCGGCTTCGACATGACCTACGCCAACAAGCTGTTCGGGGTGTTCCAGCGCCTGCACCGCATGGAGGATTTCGAGGGCACGGGTATCGGCCTGGCCAGCGTGCGCCGCATCATCGAACGCCATGACGGTCGGGTCTGGGCCGATGGCCAACCTGGCCAGGGCGCCAGCTTCCATTTCGTACTTCCGCGCTTCCAAGCGCACTCTTGA
- the zapE gene encoding cell division protein ZapE translates to MPTWIPAVLRRRSPAPIALLDDFQGRAAACGYTLSAGQRRVIEAMARQLAALDHGRARSLYLHGAVGRGKSWLLDGFFQAVPTPAKRRLHFHDFFARLHQGMHRHRLRDDALGAALNELLGDVQVLCFDEFHVHDIGDAMLLTRLFDALFGRGVFLLLTSNYAPEGLLPNPLYHQRFLPVIRLINRHMQVLEVDGETDFRSLPANRAQQRFTQGHYLWPGNAAQRQALAVPPVQPVLLQINQRPLRVLAEADGQVMFAFSDLCEQATAVIDYLVLAARYEHWIIDGLDDLAACSLAAQQRFINLVDVLYDQDRQLTLIGKRALAESLGGTLTDLMRTRSRLGQLHQLDASDRQASAIGAAPRPPLS, encoded by the coding sequence GTGCCCACCTGGATACCCGCCGTGCTGCGCCGCCGCAGCCCTGCGCCCATCGCCCTGCTCGACGATTTCCAGGGCCGGGCGGCGGCGTGCGGCTATACCCTGAGCGCCGGCCAGCGCCGGGTCATCGAGGCCATGGCCAGGCAACTGGCTGCGCTCGACCACGGCCGGGCACGCAGCCTGTACCTACATGGCGCCGTGGGGCGGGGCAAGAGCTGGTTGCTCGACGGTTTCTTCCAGGCCGTGCCGACACCCGCCAAGCGGCGCCTGCACTTTCATGACTTCTTCGCCCGCCTGCACCAGGGCATGCACCGCCACCGCCTGCGGGACGATGCCCTCGGCGCAGCGCTGAATGAATTGCTCGGCGATGTGCAGGTGCTGTGCTTCGATGAGTTTCACGTGCACGACATCGGTGACGCCATGCTGCTCACCCGTTTATTCGATGCCTTGTTCGGGCGCGGTGTGTTTCTTTTGCTGACCAGCAACTATGCCCCCGAGGGGCTGCTGCCCAACCCGCTTTATCACCAACGCTTCCTGCCGGTGATCCGCCTGATCAACCGCCATATGCAAGTGCTGGAGGTCGACGGCGAAACCGATTTTCGCAGCCTGCCGGCCAACCGCGCGCAGCAGCGGTTCACCCAGGGGCATTACCTCTGGCCGGGGAACGCGGCGCAACGCCAGGCCTTGGCTGTACCGCCAGTGCAGCCTGTGCTGCTGCAGATCAACCAGCGCCCGCTGCGGGTGCTGGCCGAGGCTGACGGCCAGGTGATGTTCGCCTTCAGCGACCTGTGCGAGCAAGCCACCGCGGTCATCGACTACCTGGTGCTGGCCGCGCGCTACGAGCACTGGATCATCGACGGCCTGGACGACCTGGCCGCGTGCTCGTTGGCCGCGCAACAGCGCTTCATCAACCTGGTGGACGTGCTGTACGACCAGGACCGTCAGCTAACCCTGATCGGCAAGCGGGCACTGGCCGAAAGCCTCGGCGGGACGCTCACCGACCTGATGCGCACCCGCAGCCGGCTGGGGCAGCTGCATCAGCTCGACGCCAGCGATCGCCAGGCAAGTGCCATCGGCGCAGCGCCGCGCCCACCCTTGTCCTGA
- a CDS encoding Csu type fimbrial protein has translation MHRTSLLLLTLGPLLLPGGVAHGSSTGFIQARLVISAACQISSDPQQPASLGNPGLLDFGARGPTWDRPLTSRVDEAGGEGSLQISCTPQVRAFSVRINGGLNGGDGVRRLSNGRELIPYQLAIDPGGNSRYGIGQARTFTISSTQQVPVPIYGVVIAQPRALPAGLYRDTLRVTLDW, from the coding sequence CTGCACCGCACTTCACTGCTGTTGCTCACCCTCGGCCCGTTGTTGTTGCCCGGCGGCGTGGCCCATGGCAGCAGCACCGGCTTCATCCAGGCGCGGCTGGTGATCAGTGCCGCCTGCCAGATCAGCAGCGACCCGCAGCAGCCGGCTTCGCTGGGCAACCCTGGGCTGCTCGACTTCGGCGCCCGCGGCCCGACCTGGGACCGGCCCTTGACCAGCCGGGTCGACGAGGCGGGCGGCGAGGGCAGCCTGCAGATCAGTTGCACGCCCCAGGTGCGCGCTTTCAGCGTGCGCATCAATGGCGGCCTCAATGGCGGCGACGGCGTGCGCCGGCTGAGCAACGGCCGCGAACTGATTCCCTACCAGCTGGCCATCGACCCAGGCGGCAACAGCCGCTACGGCATCGGCCAGGCGCGAACCTTCACCATCAGCAGCACCCAGCAAGTACCTGTGCCCATCTACGGCGTGGTCATCGCGCAGCCGCGCGCGCTGCCCGCCGGGCTGTATCGCGACACCCTCAGGGTGACCCTGGACTGGTAA
- a CDS encoding propionyl-CoA synthetase has product MTYQHSYAHSIADPAAFWQAQADQLAWQRKPSITLQRNADGTHRWFADGRLNSCYLALDQQIEQGRGEQLALIYDSPVTGAQQTFTYLQLRDEVARLAGLLRSLGVGKGDGVIIYMPMVPQAAMAMLACARIGAVHSVVFGGFAANELALRIDDARPSLLLTASCGLEFDRVIEYKPLVDRALQLAGHQPRHVLVLQRPQARAELQAGRDLDWRQALVGAEAVAPVALDAADPLYIMYTSGTTGKPKGIVRENGGNAVALCYAMRHIYGMQAGDVWWGISDVGWVVGHSLIVYGPLMSGCTTVFYEGKPIRTPDAAAYWRIVEQYRVNGLFCAPTAMRAIRKQDPEGELLRGHDLSSLRQLFLAGEKLDSSTHAWLERVTGKPVHDHWWQTETGWPVTAPCVGLEGSAARAGSSNRAVPGYHVQVLDDDGKPLGPNQQGAIVIALPLPPGCSQTLWGDHERYLQAYLHSYPGYYHTGDGGYLDDDGFVYIMGRTDDVINVSGHRLSTGEMEDLVARHPAVAECAVIGVHDEIKGQVPLALVVLKDGQGIGEVQLQGELVASVREQIGALACFSRVRLVKRLPKTRSGKILRAVLRKIADGQDYVPPSTLDDPAVLGEIEGVLADLPRAG; this is encoded by the coding sequence ATGACCTATCAGCACAGCTACGCCCATTCCATTGCCGATCCCGCGGCTTTCTGGCAGGCCCAGGCCGACCAGTTGGCCTGGCAGCGCAAGCCTTCCATCACCTTGCAGCGCAACGCCGACGGCACCCACCGCTGGTTCGCCGACGGTCGCCTGAACAGCTGCTACCTGGCCCTCGACCAGCAGATCGAACAGGGCCGTGGCGAACAACTGGCGTTGATCTACGACTCGCCCGTGACCGGTGCGCAGCAAACCTTCACCTACCTGCAACTGCGCGACGAAGTCGCGCGCCTGGCCGGCCTGCTGCGCAGCCTGGGCGTGGGCAAGGGCGACGGGGTGATCATCTACATGCCGATGGTGCCCCAGGCGGCCATGGCCATGCTCGCCTGCGCGCGCATCGGCGCGGTGCACTCGGTGGTGTTCGGTGGCTTTGCCGCGAACGAGCTGGCACTGCGGATCGACGATGCCCGGCCCAGCTTGCTGCTCACCGCCTCCTGCGGCCTGGAGTTCGACCGGGTGATCGAATACAAGCCGCTGGTCGATCGCGCCCTGCAACTGGCCGGCCACCAGCCGCGGCATGTGCTGGTGCTGCAGCGGCCCCAGGCCCGTGCCGAGCTGCAGGCCGGGCGCGACCTGGACTGGCGGCAGGCGCTGGTCGGCGCCGAGGCGGTGGCACCGGTGGCGCTGGATGCCGCTGACCCGCTGTACATCATGTACACCTCCGGTACCACCGGCAAACCCAAGGGCATCGTCCGCGAGAACGGCGGCAATGCGGTCGCCCTGTGCTATGCCATGCGGCATATCTATGGCATGCAGGCCGGTGACGTGTGGTGGGGGATCTCCGACGTCGGCTGGGTGGTCGGCCATTCGCTGATCGTCTACGGGCCATTGATGAGCGGCTGCACCACGGTGTTCTACGAAGGCAAGCCGATTCGCACCCCGGATGCCGCGGCCTACTGGCGTATCGTCGAGCAGTATCGGGTCAATGGGCTGTTCTGCGCGCCTACCGCCATGCGGGCGATCCGCAAGCAAGACCCGGAAGGCGAGTTGCTCCGCGGGCATGACCTGAGCTCGCTGCGCCAGCTGTTCCTCGCCGGCGAGAAGCTCGACTCCAGCACCCACGCCTGGCTCGAGCGGGTCACCGGCAAGCCGGTGCACGACCACTGGTGGCAGACCGAGACTGGCTGGCCGGTAACCGCGCCGTGCGTGGGGCTCGAAGGCAGCGCGGCGCGAGCGGGGTCGAGCAACCGCGCGGTGCCGGGTTACCACGTGCAGGTGCTGGACGACGACGGCAAGCCGCTGGGGCCTAACCAGCAGGGCGCCATCGTCATTGCCTTGCCGCTGCCTCCTGGTTGCAGCCAGACCCTTTGGGGCGACCATGAACGTTACTTGCAAGCCTACCTGCACAGTTATCCAGGCTATTACCACACCGGTGACGGCGGCTACCTGGACGATGACGGCTTCGTCTACATCATGGGCCGCACCGATGACGTCATCAACGTCTCCGGCCATCGCCTGTCCACCGGCGAGATGGAGGACCTGGTGGCGCGCCACCCCGCGGTGGCCGAGTGCGCGGTGATCGGCGTGCACGACGAGATCAAGGGCCAGGTGCCGTTGGCGCTGGTGGTACTCAAGGACGGGCAGGGCATTGGCGAGGTGCAGCTGCAGGGCGAACTGGTGGCCAGTGTGCGCGAGCAGATTGGTGCCCTGGCTTGCTTCAGCCGGGTGCGGCTGGTCAAGCGCCTGCCCAAGACCCGTTCGGGCAAGATCCTGCGCGCGGTGCTGCGCAAGATTGCCGATGGCCAGGACTACGTGCCGCCCTCGACCCTGGATGATCCGGCGGTGCTGGGTGAGATCGAGGGCGTGCTGGCGGACCTGCCCAGGGCGGGCTGA
- a CDS encoding response regulator produces the protein MLKPILLVEDNPRDLELTLLALERSQLANEVIVLRDGAEALDYLLRRNSYAERDDGNPAVLLLDLKLPKVNGLEVLKQVRDTAELRSIPTVMLTSSREEPDLLRAYELGVNAYVVKPVEFKDFVAAIGELGVFWAVLNEPPPGSLRLNRRSKH, from the coding sequence ATGCTCAAACCTATCCTGCTGGTCGAAGACAACCCCAGGGACCTGGAGTTGACCCTCCTTGCACTGGAGCGCAGCCAGTTGGCCAACGAAGTGATCGTGCTGCGCGACGGCGCCGAGGCACTGGACTACCTGCTGCGCCGCAACAGCTACGCCGAACGCGACGACGGCAACCCCGCCGTACTGCTGCTGGACCTCAAGCTGCCCAAGGTCAATGGCCTGGAAGTGCTCAAGCAGGTGCGCGATACCGCAGAGCTGCGCAGCATCCCCACCGTGATGCTGACCTCCTCGCGGGAAGAGCCGGACCTGCTGCGGGCCTATGAGCTGGGTGTCAATGCCTATGTGGTCAAGCCGGTTGAGTTCAAGGATTTCGTCGCCGCCATTGGCGAACTGGGGGTGTTCTGGGCCGTGCTCAATGAACCACCACCCGGCTCGCTGCGCCTGAACCGGCGCAGCAAGCATTGA
- a CDS encoding leucine-rich repeat-containing protein kinase family protein: MHTLDDLRAGRLHGITRLDLSQGLTHFPAEIFALADSLEVLNLTGNALTDLPADLHRLHRLKVLFCSENAFSHLPLGIGRCPVLETVGFKSNRITQVDGQALPASLRSLVLTDNALEQLPEALGDCAQLQKLMLAGNRLTALPSSLARCERLELLRIASNRLTALPDWLLQLPRLAWLAYADNPLPQGFVAPAADGHCPTLHWRDIRLAAELGRGASGLIHRAHWSGQAAPVAVKLYKGAMTSDGSPLAEMSACIAAGEHPQLVRLAGRIDDHPQGLPALVMALIDGHWANLAGPPSLDSCTRDRYPEARRLTLPAVRRLVAGIASVCAHLHGRGLNHGDLYAHNILFDEDGQCLLGDFGAASFHPPAARALERLEVRAFGILVEELLGCCEQDDQGLRELARVCQQAQVLARPSFAEIAAGSL; encoded by the coding sequence ATGCATACCCTCGACGACCTGCGCGCCGGCCGCCTGCACGGTATCACCCGCCTTGACCTGAGCCAGGGCCTGACGCACTTCCCCGCCGAGATCTTCGCGCTGGCCGACAGCCTGGAAGTGCTCAACCTCACCGGCAACGCCCTCACCGACCTGCCCGCGGACCTGCACCGGTTGCACCGGCTCAAGGTGCTGTTCTGTTCGGAAAACGCCTTCAGCCACCTGCCCCTGGGCATCGGCCGCTGCCCGGTGCTGGAGACCGTGGGCTTCAAGAGCAACCGCATCACCCAGGTCGATGGCCAGGCCCTGCCGGCGAGCCTGCGCTCGTTGGTGCTGACCGACAATGCCCTGGAGCAACTGCCCGAAGCGCTCGGCGACTGCGCCCAACTGCAGAAATTGATGCTCGCCGGCAACCGACTGACGGCACTGCCCAGCAGCCTGGCGCGCTGCGAGCGCCTGGAACTGCTGCGCATCGCCAGCAATCGCCTGACGGCCCTGCCCGACTGGCTGTTGCAGCTGCCGCGCCTGGCCTGGCTGGCCTACGCCGACAACCCCCTGCCCCAGGGTTTTGTCGCCCCGGCTGCCGATGGCCACTGCCCGACGCTGCACTGGCGCGACATCCGCCTGGCAGCGGAGCTTGGCCGCGGTGCCTCGGGGCTGATCCACCGGGCGCACTGGTCAGGCCAGGCCGCGCCGGTGGCGGTCAAGCTGTACAAGGGCGCGATGACCAGCGACGGCTCGCCGCTGGCGGAGATGAGCGCCTGCATCGCTGCCGGTGAACATCCGCAACTGGTACGCCTGGCCGGGCGTATCGACGATCATCCGCAGGGCCTGCCGGCGCTGGTCATGGCGTTGATCGATGGGCACTGGGCGAATCTCGCCGGCCCGCCCAGCCTCGACAGCTGCACCCGCGACCGCTACCCCGAGGCCCGGCGCCTGACGTTGCCGGCAGTCCGCCGCCTGGTGGCCGGCATCGCCTCGGTGTGCGCCCACCTGCATGGGCGCGGCCTCAACCATGGCGACTTGTACGCCCATAACATCCTGTTCGATGAGGACGGCCAATGCCTGCTGGGGGATTTCGGCGCGGCATCGTTCCATCCGCCCGCGGCCAGGGCATTGGAGCGCTTGGAAGTACGCGCCTTCGGCATTCTCGTGGAAGAGTTGCTGGGCTGCTGCGAGCAGGACGACCAGGGCCTGCGCGAGCTGGCCAGGGTTTGCCAGCAAGCGCAAGTGCTGGCGCGCCCGTCCTTTGCCGAGATCGCCGCAGGTTCGCTGTAG
- a CDS encoding response regulator, with protein sequence MPNTPIRLLLVEDSSMDAELTLLRLERSGLHVQSRLVFDHVGVEHALLEASYDLILCDCVLPGSSGTDVLAIAQRLAPDVPFIFLSGIYGEEHAVEMIRLGATDYLLKKNLPLLPKAVRRAMTEVQERQRRRRAEEALADVEARARIAIDAAGMGTWDFRPQDQLLLWDDRCKTLFGLPTDTEMTLEVFYAGIYPDDRARVRDAVEQAMQPDSDGRYRAEFRIDQPAGLEPRWLLSSGQTQFVDGRCVRFSGVLQDIHQQRQATRALEQLNEMLGERVERRTRERDRAWELSQDLLAVLNKDLTPVALNPAWEASLGFTREQLGRISLLQLLPETDQDGFLAELAALSLGRTSARFVGRILHAAGQQRWLSWVVVPDDSMLYVVARDITSEREAALELAEANARLREQIAERERIEAALQQMQRLEAVGQLTAGVAHDFNNLLTVILTGASFLQRDLERGSVDKAHSRLQHIREAGERGAKLTAQLLAFSRKQRLEPVPLNLNRTLSGLEELLRRTLGGSISVRLDLDPGLWQALIDPTQTEMIILNLAINARDAMPGGGQLTLSTRNNRVSARPHRPEDPEPGEYVVLSIRDSGCGMSEEVQAKVFEPFFTTKDIGKGSGLGLAQVFGFAKQSGGGVRIETAPGRGTQVTVYLPAVHQQAVEIAPEQDTSSALAQRVVDRHVLLVDDDHLVREMIGDVLRRYGCNVRQAHSSEQALALLDEQVELLLTDFAMPEFNGAQLALAARERFPRLPVVFLTGYAELQGLELPHSAVIQKPVSEQLLAQALAELLDPR encoded by the coding sequence ATGCCGAACACGCCCATCAGGCTGTTGCTGGTCGAAGACAGCAGCATGGACGCCGAACTGACCCTGCTGCGTCTGGAGCGCAGTGGGCTGCACGTGCAATCGCGGCTGGTGTTCGACCACGTCGGCGTGGAACACGCCCTGCTCGAAGCCAGCTATGACCTGATCCTGTGCGATTGCGTGCTGCCAGGTTCATCCGGAACCGACGTGCTGGCGATCGCCCAGCGCCTGGCGCCGGATGTGCCATTCATCTTCCTCTCCGGCATTTATGGCGAAGAGCACGCGGTGGAGATGATCCGCCTGGGCGCTACCGATTACCTGCTGAAAAAGAACCTGCCGCTGCTGCCCAAGGCCGTGCGCAGGGCCATGACCGAAGTGCAGGAGCGCCAGCGCCGGCGCCGCGCCGAAGAAGCGCTGGCGGACGTCGAGGCGCGGGCGCGCATCGCCATCGACGCGGCAGGCATGGGGACCTGGGACTTCCGCCCGCAGGACCAGCTGCTGCTGTGGGATGACCGCTGCAAGACCTTGTTCGGCCTGCCGACCGATACCGAGATGACCCTCGAGGTCTTCTATGCCGGGATCTACCCAGACGACCGGGCGCGGGTGCGCGACGCCGTCGAGCAAGCCATGCAACCGGACAGCGACGGCCGGTATCGCGCCGAGTTTCGCATCGACCAGCCGGCTGGGCTGGAGCCACGCTGGCTGCTTTCCAGCGGCCAGACCCAGTTCGTCGACGGACGCTGCGTGCGTTTCTCCGGGGTATTGCAGGACATCCATCAACAGCGCCAGGCCACCCGCGCGCTGGAACAACTCAACGAGATGCTCGGCGAGCGGGTCGAGCGCCGCACCCGGGAGCGTGACCGCGCCTGGGAGTTGTCCCAGGACCTGCTGGCGGTGCTGAACAAGGACCTGACCCCCGTGGCCCTGAACCCAGCATGGGAAGCCAGCCTGGGCTTTACCCGTGAGCAACTGGGACGCATCTCGCTGTTGCAGCTGCTGCCTGAAACCGACCAGGACGGTTTTCTCGCGGAGCTCGCGGCGCTGTCGCTGGGGCGCACCAGCGCCCGCTTCGTCGGCCGCATCCTGCACGCCGCCGGCCAGCAGCGCTGGTTGTCCTGGGTGGTGGTGCCGGATGACAGCATGCTCTACGTGGTCGCCCGCGACATCACCAGCGAGCGCGAAGCCGCCCTGGAGCTGGCCGAAGCCAACGCGCGCCTGCGTGAGCAGATCGCCGAACGCGAACGTATCGAGGCCGCGTTGCAGCAGATGCAGCGCCTGGAAGCGGTCGGTCAGCTCACCGCCGGAGTGGCGCACGACTTCAATAACCTGCTGACGGTGATTCTCACCGGCGCCAGCTTCTTGCAGCGCGACCTGGAGCGCGGTTCAGTGGACAAGGCGCACAGCCGCCTGCAACACATTCGCGAAGCCGGCGAGCGCGGCGCCAAGCTGACCGCGCAATTGCTGGCGTTCTCGCGCAAGCAAAGGCTCGAGCCGGTGCCGCTGAACCTCAACCGCACCCTGTCTGGCCTGGAAGAACTGCTGCGGCGCACCCTGGGCGGCAGCATCTCGGTGCGCCTGGACCTGGACCCCGGCTTGTGGCAGGCGTTGATCGACCCGACCCAGACCGAGATGATCATCCTCAACCTGGCCATCAACGCCCGCGATGCGATGCCCGGGGGCGGCCAGCTGACCCTGAGTACCCGCAACAACCGGGTCAGCGCCCGGCCGCATCGCCCAGAAGACCCGGAGCCAGGGGAATACGTGGTGTTGTCGATCCGCGACAGCGGTTGCGGCATGAGCGAGGAGGTGCAGGCCAAAGTGTTCGAGCCGTTCTTCACCACCAAGGATATCGGCAAGGGCTCGGGCCTGGGCCTGGCCCAGGTGTTCGGCTTCGCCAAGCAAAGCGGTGGTGGGGTTCGCATCGAGACTGCACCGGGCCGTGGCACCCAGGTCACCGTGTACCTGCCGGCGGTCCATCAACAGGCCGTGGAGATCGCCCCCGAACAGGACACTTCCAGTGCCTTGGCGCAACGCGTGGTGGACCGCCATGTGCTGTTGGTGGATGACGACCACCTGGTGCGCGAAATGATTGGCGACGTCCTGCGCCGCTATGGCTGCAACGTGCGTCAGGCCCACAGCAGCGAGCAGGCGCTGGCGTTGCTCGATGAACAGGTCGAGCTGCTGCTCACCGATTTCGCCATGCCGGAATTCAACGGTGCGCAACTGGCGCTGGCCGCCCGCGAGCGTTTCCCCAGGCTGCCGGTGGTGTTTCTGACCGGCTATGCAGAACTCCAAGGGCTGGAATTGCCGCACAGCGCGGTGATCCAGAAGCCGGTGAGCGAACAGCTGCTGGCCCAGGCCCTGGCAGAGCTGCTCGACCCGCGCTAG
- a CDS encoding Csu type fimbrial protein: MLERVVAVLLALCACSSALAADFLVEVQVLVQRGCMLVGQQRDAGAQALGVVDLGAAPRLDGADAPLSGVLLSQRPPRLECNPDTPYQVRVDGGQHGGVGELRYLASSDARSRPIPYRLYADPSWRQPLAVNVAQAARVPDSGVVELPLYARIDKLAWVPRAGLYADLLKVTVTW, from the coding sequence GTGTTGGAACGCGTAGTCGCCGTGCTGCTGGCCCTGTGTGCCTGCTCCAGTGCCCTGGCCGCAGACTTTCTCGTCGAGGTCCAGGTGTTGGTGCAGCGTGGCTGCATGCTGGTCGGCCAGCAACGCGATGCCGGTGCCCAGGCCCTGGGTGTCGTCGACCTGGGGGCCGCGCCGCGCCTCGATGGCGCCGATGCGCCCTTGAGCGGCGTGCTGCTCAGCCAGCGTCCGCCACGCCTGGAATGCAACCCCGACACCCCGTACCAGGTGCGCGTCGACGGCGGCCAGCACGGCGGTGTCGGCGAGCTGCGCTACCTGGCCAGCAGCGACGCCCGATCCCGGCCGATCCCGTACCGCCTGTACGCTGACCCCAGCTGGCGCCAGCCGCTGGCGGTGAATGTCGCACAAGCGGCGCGGGTCCCGGACAGCGGCGTGGTGGAACTGCCGCTGTACGCCAGGATCGACAAGCTGGCCTGGGTCCCGCGCGCCGGGCTGTACGCCGACCTGCTCAAAGTCACGGTCACCTGGTAG